The nucleotide sequence TTTTTGGCACCCCACAGTTTGCCGTCCCTACCTTAGAACGGTTACTCACTCATTCAGAATTTGAAGTTTTAGGCGTTGTTACACAGCCGGATAAACGTCGAGGACGGGGCAACCAAATGATGCCTTCTCCAGTCAAATCACTCGCCTTGGCGCATCAGCTACCTGTTTGGCAACCGCAGCGGATTAAAAAAGACGAGGAAACACTCACTCAGCTACAACAGACAGATGCAGATGTTTTCGTCGTAGTGGCATACGGACAAATTTTGTCCCAACAAATTCTAGATATGCCCAAATTGGGTTGCATCAATGTACACGGCTCGATATTACCTAAATATCGGGGTGCTGCTCCCATCCAGTGGTGCCTGTATCATGGCGAAACAGAAACGGGGATCGCCACGATGCTGATGGATGCCGGGATGGATACAGGTGCAGTGCTGCTAAAAGCTCATACGCCTATTGGACTGTTGGACAATGCTCAAGATTTGGCGCAAAAGCTTTCCGAGACGGGGGCAGATTTATTAGTAGAAACCCTCCTGAAGCTGGAACGCCAAGAAATTGAACCGATTCCCCAAGATGAATCGCAGGCGACTTATGCGCCGCTGATTAAAAAGCCAGATTATTGCCTTGATTGGTCGAAAAGTGCGATCGCATTACATAACCAAGTCAGAGGATTTTTCCCGGATTGTGTGGCAACCTTTCGGGGGAATCCTCTCAAAATCAGCGCTACTGCCCCTCTGGGATCAGCTTACTGGCAAATCGCCCCAGAATTAAAAGCCCTATTGGATGGGTCTTCCTTGTCCTCTAGTTCGGGACACCCAGGCGAGGTGATGAGCATTGCCAAAGGATTTGGCCCGATTGTTCAAACTGGTGATGGACTGTTGCTGTTGCGAGAAATACAGATGGCTGGAAAACGTCCTCAGTCGGGTTGGGACTTTGCGAATGGGACTCGCTTAACAGTGGGGGAGAAATTAGAGAGTTTTGAGGTTTGAGTTGGAGAAGACTGGCAGCGATAGCGAAGCGCTGACTTGTCAGTTCGCATCTGAATTTTGAATTCCTCGGAGTCCATCTCCGTTGATGTAGCGCTGCAACTGACTACTGGTAATCCCGCTTCGCTCAAACTCATCAAGCTACACCAATTGTCCCCGTTGCCGCAGCGATCGCAACAAATTCATCTCATCTTATGGAATGGGATACAACCATTTGCGAAATAGTTGTGTTAAGCGCGGCATGACCAGGTAGGTGAGTAAAACAACGGTAAGTCCTGTGCTGATCAGTTGGTTGAGCAATATAGGAAACTCAGACAGCAGGGGCACCAGCAGACGATTTAGGATCGAGAGCGTGAGAAACACTCCCAACCACGTTACCAGTGCCATTTTGTAGCGAGGGGGTCGAGCCTGCATTGGCTTATTTGGAAGCGTAAACCAGGTTTCCAGCCCAGTCAGAGTTTGAATCGTTTCAGGCTTTTCAATCAATGGCTGCAATCGCTCAAGCCATTCCCGCCGAATATCGGATTCAATCCATGTTTTGAGGTTACTGTATTGATCAAATCTGACAATTGCCACATATTCAGGGTGAGCTTGATCGCATGGTCGAATCACATTTACGCCTAAATGTCCTTTAAATTTGTGGGCAGCCGTTGCAATACCATGCAACCATTCCTCATACCCTGCTTCACGCCCTGGTCGAACCATGTGGGAAATGATGGCAGTTACCTGCTGGGTTTCTTCTTCCGTACCAGTTGCCAACGGTTCCAGCATGAAATTTGACCTCAACATGGCTTTAGTGCAGGGAAAGGAGTGAATATTTAACGAGCGATCGCCGCTTTCAAAGCAGATTTCGCGTTGGCGATCGACAGATTACGCGCTTCATCACTTAGTAAGGGCTGGCTGTGGGTCTGACGATGATTTCGCTGATATCAACATCGTCAGGTTGCTCAATCGCAAATAGAATTGATCGTGCGATCGCCTCCGCCGGAATGGATAATTTACGGAATTCTTGCATTCCAATTCTTGCCGTTTCATCACTAATGCTGTTGGCTAATTCGGACTCGGTGACTCCCGGCGAAATCACCGTCACTCGAATGTCACCACCCACTTCTTGTCTCAATCCTTCCGAAATAGCGCCAACTGCAAACTTAGTCGCGCAGTAAACAGCCGCAGTGGGAGACACTGCGTGTCCGCCGATCGAAGAAAGGTTAATAATCTGACCCGCCTTTTGGGCTTTCATGACGGGAAGTGCTGCTGCGATGCCGTACAAGACCCCCTTGATATTGACATCAATCATGCGATCCCATTCTTCAACTTTAAGTTGTTCGAGTGCTGATAGCGGCATGATGCCAGCATTATTAATCAGGACATCAACTCGACCGAACTTGCTTTGGGCAAATTGCACGATCGCCTCTAATTGACTGGGTTGCGTTACATCAAGCGTCTGATATTCAGCGATTCCACCCTCTGCGTGAATGTCTTTGACGATAGTTTCCAAGCGATCGCTACGACGTGCGCCTAAAACAACCTTTGCGCCGTTTTTTGCCAGCATCCGAGCTGTAGCTTCACCGATTCCACTACTGGCTCCCGTAATAATAACGACTTTTCCATTTAAGTTCGACATTGCAGTCTCCTAATAATGTGCCTAAGCTGCGATGAGCGAAAGCGTTCTATATTTACAACTGGACTTGAGGCTAAAACAGAGAAGCGGTAGAAACATAACAAACAGAAAGAAGTAAAAGTTGATAACTTCTAACTCATGCTTTTCGCTTGGCATACCAGGCATGAATGAGAAGAGTTTGGAAGAACAACACAGGTGTATTAAAACCACTTGATGCAATGATTGATTCGACTTCAAAGGGCGGTAATACAGCAACATCCCGACCATAAGCAGCACGAAAATTATCAACTTCCTCAGCAGGTATTTCAGAATACCGCAGCATCCGCAACCAAATCTCAAGCAGACTTTGGTAGGCAGAAGTGGACATATCGGAAACAATATCAGAACTTACCAAATAGCCATTGGGCTGAAGCCGTGAAGCAATTTGACTAAAAAAGTTGCGACGCTCTTGGGGCTGCATAAAGAAGTGAGAAACCAGAAGACAAGTCGCGGCATCGAAAGCATCAGAGGAGGGCAGTGAATCGAGATAACCGCCGTGAAAAGTACAGCGTGGTGCTATGCCACTCTCTTCAGCACGTTGGCGACAGATATCAAGCATCGGTGCCGCAGGCTCTAACGCGGTAAACTGCCACTGAGGAAATGTTTGGGCGAGGTAAATCAATTCCGAACCAGTGCCCACGCCGACGCAAAGAATACGCGCCTCAGCAGGTAGATCGGAAAGTATGAGACGAATCAGCAGATGAAGTGCATCGCGTAGTGGGGCTAATTTAGCCAATCTTTGGTCATAGGAGGAAGCCCGTTGTTGATCAAAAACAATGGATGATTCTTGATTTTGCATGATAAAGCGAATGAAGTTGCAATCTGTATTTTGTACGGTTATTTTGAGAGGCTCGTGAAGCAAATTATTCGGATGTGTTCATCGTATGAATAAAATCTAGAATTTCAAATGCACAGACCTCGCGTTTTATTGCCTAATCCTCCAAATCTAGATTTCCTGAATCGGTAAGGATGGTCTACAATGCTCAACAGAACGGGATTACATGAGCCAGGAATCAGGATGGCGATCGCGAATCCATGCAAAGAACTGGCGGCACTCGTCACTCGCTACACCGATGGAAAAGGGAATGGTTTTCATCAAACAGCAGTAGATGGGCTGGAATTTCAACGAGAATCTTCTGTTTCTGCTGCGTTATGTGGTGTTAGCGAACCGCTCCTTGCCATCCTGGTTCAGGGTAAAAAGGAAGCGTTGCTAGGTGAGGAAACCTATCGTTATCGCGCGGCGCAATATTTAGTCGTTTCGGTTGATTTGCCACTGAGCGCATTTATTATCGAGGCAAGCCCAGCGCAGCCGTATTTAGGATTCAAGCTAAATCTAGATCCCCGTCAGCTCTGCGATATGATTACTGTCCAATCCAGTGCGATCGCAAGTCAGAAAAAGAACTCTACCAGAGGCTTATTCGTCAGCACTGCCGATGCCTCCTTACTCGATTGCGCTCTCCGATTGACACGGCTTTTGGATACGCCGCAGGATATCCCCATGCTGGCACCGATAATTATTCGCGAAATTTACTATCGTCTTTTAACGGGGGAACAAGGCGAAGCAGTTCGCCAAATTGCCACATCTGGCAGCACCATGCAGCGAATTGCTGAGGTGATAAAGCGGATTAAGGCTAATTTTGCACAACCGATGCGGGTTGAGGATCTCGCAGAGCAAGCCAGGATGTCTCCTTCATCGTTTCATTATCATTTCAAGGAAGTGACATCCATGAGTCCGCTGCAATATCAAAAGCAGTTAAGACTATTGGAAGCGCGTCGCCTGATGCTGGCGGAAAACTTCGATGCAGCGAATGCTGCCTATCAGGTAGGGTATGAAAGCGCCTCACAATTTAGCCGTGAATATTCTCGCCTGTTTGGTGCGCCGCCGATCCGGGATATTGAGCGCTTGCGTACTGCTTGAGTGCAGCCTGTTGAGAATGTCAAGTTTACGCGATCGCCCACCTTTGTGAAACACCTCCACTCAGGGATTGCACAACTGATTGTTGACGTCGGATAACTTCTGCCAGATCAACGGTAGGTGCATTGACGATGAGTCCTGAGATTGTTGAAGATTCAAACAGGCGATCGCTTGCGATCGCGCGTCAAATCTGTGCCATCCCGCCATCGACAAACAGCTCGATGCCGTTGACAAAGCTGCTGTCGTCTGAAGCGAGAAAGACAACGGCTTTGGCAATCTCATCGGGCGTGCCGACTCTTCCCAGGGGGATAGTGACGGCTTGGCTGTCCACGAATGCCTGCACCTGCTCATCACTCAGTCCCATCAGATTGTAGCCAGGAGTCGGCACGACACCAGGACTAATGGCGTTAACCCGGATATTGCGCTCTTTGAGGTCGAGTGTCCAATTACGGGCAAGGCAAACGAGCGCACAGCGGCTTTGGTAGCGCTGTAAACGCTGAAGGCTGGAGTGCCCACGGTAGAAGCAGTCGAGGCGTTCAGGATGATGGAAGCACCCGCAGGCAATAGAGGCAGTGCCTTCTGCACAGTGAACAGCACACCTTTGACGTTAGTGTTGAACGTTTTGTCAAACTCTTCTTCGGTGATGGCTCCGAGTGGGGCGATTTCTCCACCGCCAGCATTGGCGAAGATTACATCGAGGTGTCCTTGCTCTTGCTCGATCGTGGCGAATAGGCGGTCGAGGTCTGCCAAATTGGAAGCATCGCTTTGCACCCCTTTGATATTTTTAGCGATCGCTTCGACGGCAGCATCCAGTTCAGTTTGGCGACGACCCGTAA is from Coleofasciculus sp. FACHB-1120 and encodes:
- the fmt gene encoding methionyl-tRNA formyltransferase, with the translated sequence MKVIFFGTPQFAVPTLERLLTHSEFEVLGVVTQPDKRRGRGNQMMPSPVKSLALAHQLPVWQPQRIKKDEETLTQLQQTDADVFVVVAYGQILSQQILDMPKLGCINVHGSILPKYRGAAPIQWCLYHGETETGIATMLMDAGMDTGAVLLKAHTPIGLLDNAQDLAQKLSETGADLLVETLLKLERQEIEPIPQDESQATYAPLIKKPDYCLDWSKSAIALHNQVRGFFPDCVATFRGNPLKISATAPLGSAYWQIAPELKALLDGSSLSSSSGHPGEVMSIAKGFGPIVQTGDGLLLLREIQMAGKRPQSGWDFANGTRLTVGEKLESFEV
- a CDS encoding antibiotic biosynthesis monooxygenase, with translation MLEPLATGTEEETQQVTAIISHMVRPGREAGYEEWLHGIATAAHKFKGHLGVNVIRPCDQAHPEYVAIVRFDQYSNLKTWIESDIRREWLERLQPLIEKPETIQTLTGLETWFTLPNKPMQARPPRYKMALVTWLGVFLTLSILNRLLVPLLSEFPILLNQLISTGLTVVLLTYLVMPRLTQLFRKWLYPIP
- a CDS encoding SDR family oxidoreductase, with the protein product MSNLNGKVVIITGASSGIGEATARMLAKNGAKVVLGARRSDRLETIVKDIHAEGGIAEYQTLDVTQPSQLEAIVQFAQSKFGRVDVLINNAGIMPLSALEQLKVEEWDRMIDVNIKGVLYGIAAALPVMKAQKAGQIINLSSIGGHAVSPTAAVYCATKFAVGAISEGLRQEVGGDIRVTVISPGVTESELANSISDETARIGMQEFRKLSIPAEAIARSILFAIEQPDDVDISEIIVRPTASPY
- a CDS encoding class I SAM-dependent methyltransferase, yielding MQNQESSIVFDQQRASSYDQRLAKLAPLRDALHLLIRLILSDLPAEARILCVGVGTGSELIYLAQTFPQWQFTALEPAAPMLDICRQRAEESGIAPRCTFHGGYLDSLPSSDAFDAATCLLVSHFFMQPQERRNFFSQIASRLQPNGYLVSSDIVSDMSTSAYQSLLEIWLRMLRYSEIPAEEVDNFRAAYGRDVAVLPPFEVESIIASSGFNTPVLFFQTLLIHAWYAKRKA
- a CDS encoding AraC family transcriptional regulator; this translates as MLNRTGLHEPGIRMAIANPCKELAALVTRYTDGKGNGFHQTAVDGLEFQRESSVSAALCGVSEPLLAILVQGKKEALLGEETYRYRAAQYLVVSVDLPLSAFIIEASPAQPYLGFKLNLDPRQLCDMITVQSSAIASQKKNSTRGLFVSTADASLLDCALRLTRLLDTPQDIPMLAPIIIREIYYRLLTGEQGEAVRQIATSGSTMQRIAEVIKRIKANFAQPMRVEDLAEQARMSPSSFHYHFKEVTSMSPLQYQKQLRLLEARRLMLAENFDAANAAYQVGYESASQFSREYSRLFGAPPIRDIERLRTA